A genomic region of Microbacterium schleiferi contains the following coding sequences:
- a CDS encoding ABC transporter ATP-binding protein has product MSATVVGTAGEDRSDYTKDESRAIRRRSLRLLGSLISPLRWQVALAGVVLVVSTALQVAGPALIAYGIDTALPAVLDEANWMPTIGVVAVYLVAGLGGAGLVGWYAVVAARLTQAVMLDLRKRIFLHTQKLSLEFHESYTSGRIISRQTSDLESIRELLDGGLNQLVSGLLYGGFTLIALLLLDWQSGVILAVMGVPLFLLMRWFYRRSQVVYRESRVISAKLIVKFVETMTGIRAVKAFRKEPRNDEEFGDVAEDYRDVNMRSIRLFGTFEPGLMAVASVSIALVVLWGGLRVADGAIAIGILLASVLYVRNFFAPLQEVAMFLNSYQAATAALEKVSGVLEEEPTVPDPTDAVDLWTARGHVSFDEVTFGYADDRVILPHFSLDIPAGQTIALVGTTGAGKSTLAKLVSRFYDPSRGAVTLDGVDLRRLHPKDLRRAIVMVTQEAYLFSGTVADNIALGKPDATLDEIEAAAKAVGADAFIRALPDGYATDVNKRGGRVSAGQRQLISFARAFLADPAVLILDEATASLDIPSERAIQDALQTLLADRTAIIIAHRLSTVAIADRVLVMEHGRIIEDDSPETLIAGTGKFAQLHAAWRESLV; this is encoded by the coding sequence GTGAGCGCCACGGTCGTCGGAACGGCCGGCGAGGACCGGTCGGACTACACGAAGGATGAAAGTCGCGCGATCCGTCGCCGTTCGCTGCGCCTGCTCGGGTCGCTGATCTCGCCGCTGCGGTGGCAGGTCGCGCTCGCCGGGGTCGTGCTGGTCGTCTCGACCGCGCTGCAGGTCGCCGGGCCCGCGCTGATCGCGTACGGGATCGACACCGCGCTTCCGGCAGTGCTCGACGAGGCGAACTGGATGCCGACGATTGGCGTCGTCGCCGTGTACCTCGTCGCCGGGCTCGGCGGCGCGGGCTTGGTCGGCTGGTACGCCGTCGTTGCCGCGCGTCTCACGCAGGCGGTGATGCTTGACCTTCGTAAGCGCATCTTCCTGCACACGCAGAAGCTCAGCCTCGAATTCCACGAGTCGTATACGTCGGGTCGCATCATTTCGCGGCAGACGAGCGACCTCGAGTCCATTCGGGAGCTCCTGGACGGCGGGCTCAATCAGCTGGTCTCGGGTCTGCTCTACGGCGGGTTCACGCTCATTGCGCTGCTGCTGCTGGACTGGCAGTCCGGCGTCATCCTCGCCGTCATGGGAGTGCCGCTGTTCCTGTTGATGCGGTGGTTCTACCGCCGCTCGCAGGTCGTGTACCGCGAGTCGCGGGTGATCAGCGCGAAGCTCATCGTGAAGTTCGTCGAGACCATGACCGGCATCCGTGCCGTCAAGGCCTTCCGCAAGGAGCCGCGCAACGACGAGGAGTTCGGTGACGTCGCCGAGGACTATCGCGATGTCAACATGCGCTCGATCCGACTGTTCGGAACCTTCGAGCCCGGCCTCATGGCCGTCGCGTCGGTGAGCATTGCCCTGGTGGTGCTGTGGGGAGGGCTCCGGGTCGCCGACGGGGCGATCGCCATCGGCATCCTGCTGGCAAGCGTCCTGTACGTGCGGAACTTCTTCGCGCCCCTGCAGGAGGTCGCGATGTTCCTGAACTCGTATCAGGCCGCCACGGCAGCACTCGAGAAGGTGTCGGGAGTGCTGGAGGAGGAGCCGACGGTGCCCGACCCGACGGATGCCGTCGACCTGTGGACCGCGCGCGGACACGTCAGCTTCGATGAGGTCACGTTCGGGTACGCCGATGACCGCGTCATCCTGCCGCACTTCTCGCTGGACATTCCGGCCGGGCAGACGATCGCCCTGGTCGGCACCACCGGTGCGGGAAAGTCGACCCTCGCGAAGCTCGTCTCGCGCTTCTACGATCCCTCCCGCGGTGCCGTGACCCTCGACGGCGTCGACCTGCGGCGTCTGCACCCGAAGGATCTGCGACGCGCGATCGTGATGGTCACGCAGGAGGCCTACCTGTTCAGCGGAACCGTCGCCGACAACATCGCGCTTGGGAAGCCCGATGCCACCCTCGATGAGATCGAGGCGGCGGCGAAGGCTGTCGGGGCGGATGCCTTCATCCGTGCGCTTCCGGACGGCTACGCCACCGATGTGAACAAGCGTGGCGGACGGGTTTCGGCCGGGCAGCGCCAGCTGATCTCGTTCGCGCGGGCCTTCCTCGCGGACCCCGCGGTGCTGATCCTCGACGAAGCCACGGCGTCTCTCGACATCCCGTCAGAGCGTGCGATTCAGGATGCCCTGCAGACACTGTTGGCCGACCGTACGGCGATCATCATCGCGCACCGTCTGTCGACCGTGGCTATCGCCGACCGGGTGCTCGTGATGGAGCACGGCCGGATCATCGAAGACGACAGTCCCGAGACACTGATTGCCGGCACGGGCAAGTTCGCGCAGCTGCACGCTGCCTGGCGGGAGTCGCTCGTCTAA
- a CDS encoding NADP-dependent isocitrate dehydrogenase, with amino-acid sequence MSESTIIYTYTDEAPALATASFLPIVQAITHQAGVDVETRDISLAGRILAAFPQQLTPEQAVGDALAELGGLATLPEANIIKLPNISASIPQLKAAIAELQQQGYDIPDYPDEPQTIEQKDVRARYDRIKGSAVNPVLREGNSDRRAPLSVKNYARKHPHRNKPFPDGSKTRVATMGHDDFKSNEKSWVAAHDDVLSIRHVAADGTVTVLKEGLKVLPREIIDATFLSASALDAFLAETLAEASADDVLYSVHLKATMMKVSDPIIFGHVVKTYFADVFDRYGDTLAAAGLTPNNGLGSILAGLPGLDGADEITAAIDADLERGPRLSYVNSDKGITNLHVPSDVIVDASMPALVRNGGKLWGVDGGEDDTLAVIPDSSYAGVYQAVIDDVIANGPLDPTTIGTVPNVGLMAQAAEEYGSHDKTFEIASDGLVQVLDSSGEVLLEHEVGAGDIWRATQTKHIAVMDWVKLAVTRARATGSPAVFWLDVNRSHDAQLIAKVHQGLALLDTKGVQISILSPEEATRYTLARMRHGLDTISVTGNVLRDYLTDLFPILEVGTSAKMLSIVPLLAGGGLFETGAGGSAPKHVQQLLSENYLRWDSLGEFFAIAASLEHLSETTGNARAKILADTLDAATGTFLENDKSPGRALGTIDNRGSHFYLALYWVQELAKQTEDPELAAIFAPIAEKLTADEDQIVAELNGVQGSPVEIGGYYRPNGELVDEVMRPSATLNAVIDALR; translated from the coding sequence GTGAGCGAATCCACGATCATCTACACGTACACCGACGAGGCACCGGCTCTAGCCACCGCTTCTTTTCTCCCCATCGTGCAGGCGATCACGCATCAGGCCGGCGTGGATGTCGAGACCCGCGACATCTCTCTCGCGGGCCGCATCCTTGCCGCTTTCCCGCAGCAGTTGACGCCCGAGCAGGCCGTCGGTGACGCTCTCGCGGAGCTCGGTGGCCTTGCCACGCTCCCCGAGGCAAACATCATCAAGCTGCCGAACATCTCGGCATCCATCCCGCAGCTCAAGGCCGCAATCGCGGAGCTGCAGCAGCAGGGCTACGACATCCCCGACTACCCGGATGAGCCGCAGACGATCGAGCAGAAGGACGTGCGAGCTCGGTACGACCGCATCAAGGGCTCCGCCGTTAACCCCGTGCTGCGCGAGGGTAACAGTGACCGTCGCGCGCCGCTGTCGGTCAAGAACTACGCCCGCAAGCACCCTCACCGCAACAAGCCGTTCCCCGACGGATCGAAGACCCGTGTGGCCACGATGGGTCACGACGACTTCAAGAGCAACGAGAAGTCCTGGGTGGCTGCCCATGACGACGTCCTCTCCATCCGGCACGTGGCTGCCGACGGCACCGTGACGGTACTCAAGGAAGGGCTGAAGGTGCTCCCGCGCGAGATCATCGACGCGACCTTCCTCTCGGCATCCGCGCTGGACGCCTTCCTCGCCGAGACGCTTGCCGAGGCATCCGCCGACGACGTGCTGTACTCCGTGCACCTCAAGGCCACCATGATGAAGGTCAGCGACCCGATCATCTTCGGGCACGTTGTGAAGACCTACTTCGCCGATGTCTTCGACCGCTACGGCGACACGCTCGCGGCGGCAGGCCTGACCCCCAACAACGGTCTCGGTTCGATCCTCGCGGGCCTTCCCGGGCTCGACGGCGCAGATGAGATCACGGCCGCGATCGATGCCGATCTCGAGCGCGGACCGCGCCTGTCGTACGTGAACTCCGACAAGGGCATCACGAACCTCCACGTCCCCTCGGATGTCATCGTCGATGCGTCGATGCCCGCCCTCGTGCGCAACGGCGGCAAGCTGTGGGGCGTCGACGGCGGCGAAGACGACACGCTCGCGGTCATCCCGGACTCGTCCTACGCGGGGGTCTATCAGGCTGTCATCGACGATGTCATCGCCAACGGGCCGCTGGACCCCACCACGATCGGCACCGTGCCAAACGTCGGTCTCATGGCGCAGGCCGCCGAAGAGTACGGCAGCCACGACAAGACCTTCGAGATCGCCTCGGACGGGCTCGTGCAGGTGCTCGACTCGTCAGGTGAGGTGCTGCTGGAGCACGAGGTCGGCGCCGGCGACATCTGGCGCGCGACGCAGACCAAGCACATCGCCGTCATGGACTGGGTCAAGCTGGCCGTAACCCGCGCCCGGGCTACCGGCTCGCCGGCGGTGTTCTGGCTCGACGTCAACCGCTCGCACGATGCCCAACTAATCGCCAAGGTTCACCAGGGTCTTGCGCTGCTGGACACGAAGGGCGTTCAGATCAGCATCCTTTCGCCCGAAGAGGCGACCCGCTACACGCTGGCCCGGATGCGCCACGGCCTGGACACCATCTCGGTCACCGGCAACGTCCTGCGCGACTATCTCACCGACCTGTTCCCGATCCTCGAGGTCGGCACGAGCGCCAAGATGCTCTCGATTGTTCCGCTGCTCGCGGGTGGCGGACTGTTCGAGACGGGCGCGGGCGGCTCTGCCCCGAAGCATGTGCAGCAGCTCCTGAGCGAGAACTACCTGCGCTGGGACTCGCTCGGCGAGTTCTTCGCGATCGCGGCATCGCTCGAGCACCTCTCGGAGACGACGGGCAACGCCCGTGCGAAGATCCTGGCCGACACCCTGGATGCCGCCACCGGAACGTTCCTCGAGAACGACAAGTCCCCGGGGCGCGCGCTGGGCACGATCGATAATCGCGGCAGCCACTTCTACCTCGCGCTCTACTGGGTGCAGGAGCTTGCGAAGCAGACCGAGGATCCCGAGCTTGCGGCGATCTTCGCGCCGATCGCTGAGAAGCTGACGGCTGACGAGGATCAGATCGTCGCAGAGCTGAACGGTGTGCAGGGCTCTCCCGTGGAGATCGGCGGTTACTACCGTCCGAATGGCGAGCTCGTCGACGAGGTCATGCGCCCGTCGGCCACCCTCAACGCCGTCATCGACGCATTGCGCTGA